The DNA segment ATCCTGGCGGAGGATCGAGCGGAGGCCGCTGGCGAAGGTCAGGCCTCGCTCGGGGTTCACCGGGATCTGGTTGACGCCGGGGAGTTCGTACTCGACCGGGTCCTCGATGGTGATCATCTTGAGGGACGGGTCGTAAAGCTTCGTGAGCGCGGCGTAGAGCGTGGTGGTCTTGCCCGAGCCGGTGGGGCCGGTGACCAGGACCATGCCGTGGGGCAGGTCGAGGAGACGGTCCATCGCGGCGAGGTCGGGCGGCCGCATGCCCAGGAGCGCGAGATCGAGTTTGACGGATTCCTTGTCCAGGATGCGCATGACCACGGATTCGCCGTAGATCGTCGGCACGGTGGAGACGCGGATGTCGACCTTGCGGCCCTCGAAGCGGAGGGTGATGTGGCCGTCCTGCGGGACGTAGCGCTCCGCGATATTCATCCCCGCCATGATCTTGATGCGGCTGGTGATGGCGGGCTGCAGGTTCTTCGGCGGGCTGTTGCGCTCGCGGAGCAGGCCGTCGATGCGGTACTTGACGGTGAGCCGCTTCTCGAACGGTTCGACGTGGATATCGCTGGCCCGCTCGCGGACGGCCTCGAGGATGATCAGGTTGACGAGGTTGATCAGGGTCGGCTGCTCGGCCATCCGCCGGACGTCGTCGGCGTCGACGGCCTGGAGGTTGGTCATCTCGTCCGACTCGCCGGCACCCGCGCCGCCGAGGCGAGCCGCCATCTGGGCCGCGGTCGCGCCGAAGGCCGAACGCAGGAGCAGGTCGAGGAGTTCGGACGTCACGGCGACACGGCTGACAGCGCGGCCCGCGAGGATCGAGAGCTCGTCCGCCGCAGCGAAATCGTCGGGGTTGACCATCGCGGCGACGAGTCGCTGCCCCTCGAGACGCAGCGGCACGGCGCGCAGCCGCACGGCGTCCTCCGCGCTGATCAGCGAGGCCGCGGCCGCCTCGAGCGGCGGGAGGTCGCTCTGCTTCGCGAACACGCCGCCGGCGCCGCCGCGCCCGGTGGATCCGTTCGTGCCGCCGGGATGAGTCTGGGTTTCGAGGCCGTCCATGGTCAGGACCCCATCGGGTTGTCGCGGCGGGCGTGGCGTGGAACCGTCCCGACGCGGCGAAGGTCGTTGCGGTCGGGACGCATCAGTCCTGGCCGCGGCGGGGCTGGTTCGCGGGGCCGTCGGCGCCCTGCTGGCCGCCGCGGGCGCGGCGGGGCTGGCCCGGGCGGGCGTTGGTGTTGTCGTCAAACTGGCCGCGCCCACCGCCGGCATCCCCACGACCCCGCTCGGGGAGCTGCGCCTTCTGGGCTTCGGTGAGCAGGTCGTTGATCTTCTGGACCATCTGGTCCTCGAGTTTCCGGCGGGCGTCGCGGATCTCCTGCAAGGTGGGGTCGTTGAACCGGGAGAACATGGTCTGGGGTGTCACGTTCTTCTCCGACTCCTCGATGGCGGACTCGGCGCGGGCGTTGAGGGCGTTGGTTTCGCGGGTGAACGAGTCCTTGATGGCCGTCACGCCCTGCTTCTGCGCGGCGTCGAGGTCCGTCATCTTCTCCGCCGCTTCGACGACGCGGCTCGCGTAGCTGGGCCGGTAGATCATCGGGAACGACTCGCGCTTGAACTCCGCGATGAACTCGGCGCGGGCCTCCTCGGGGAGCATGGCCTCGATCTGGCGCGCGTACTTGCGGTTGACCTCGCGGACCCGCAGCGCCGCATCGCGGCCCTTCTCGAACATCTCGGTGAGTTCCTTGTTGTCGCCGCCGCCGCCCTGCATCATCTGGAACATGGCCGGGCCGAGGCGGCCCATCTGGCTCTCGGCCTTGTCGAAGATCTCGTTGCGCTTGACCAGTTCGCGGTCGAGTTCGACCTCGTACTGCTCCATCACGGGCTTGAGTTCGGCCTGGACCGATTCGGGAACCTCGGCGCGCTCCATCAGGCGGAAGAGGTCGACGCGCTCGCCGCTGATCAGGCCACGACCCATGGTGCGGTTGCGGCGGTACAGCCGCTCCGCCGAGGGCCAGAGCTGCGTCTGCTCGGGTGTAAGCAGGCCCTGCACGTCGGTCATGAACGAGGCTTCGATCTTCTGGCGGACCTGACGCATCTCACCCATCTGGCCGGCCATCCCCTGCCAGACGGACGGGTCGCGGGTCTCTCGGAACTCCTCGCGGACGGCTTCCATCTTGTCACGGGCCGCCTTGGCGGCGGGCTGGAACTCGGCGTTGGCGGTGTCGAGCAGGGCCTTGGCGGCGTCCAACTGCTCCGGCGTCAGCCCCAGCACCTTGGCCATCGCGTCCAAGTCTCGGGAGGACACGGGGTTGGAGAGGAAGTCGCCGCCGAAGCCCCGCATCCCGCCACCGCCACCCCGGCCACCCTCGCCCGGCCCCCCCTGCCCGACGGCCGGGGACGTCGCGATCACGACGCCGAGGAGCCCTGCGGCAGCAAGGCGGACAGAGCCAGCGAGAAGAGTGAAGCGCATCGTTTGCTCCTGCGGCGCACCGGCCGCGTCAGTTTGCAGCCCCCCGTATGAGGACTAACGGTGTACGGCGAGGCTATTGCATATGGGTCGTGATGGAGTCGGTGGCACCCCTAGGGGGTGCCCGCGGGGCGAGCGGCTCGCTTGAGTCCACTCCAGGCGGGCTTGCGGGTGGCCATCATGGACACAAAGGTATCGAATAGGTATCCCGCATCGTGCGGGCCTGGGGAGGCCTCTGGGTGGTGCTGGACCGAGAAGACCGGACGGTCGGGGAGCCTGAACCCGGCAAGGGTTCCATCATTGAGATGGACGTGAGTCGGTTCGCCGCCCGCGGCTTCAAGAGATTCTGGCTCGACTGCGAACCCGTGGTTCTGGCTGGTGATCTCCACCTTGCCGGTCAGCAGGTTGAGGACCGGTTGGTTCAGGCCACGATGGCCGAACTTGAGCTTGAAAGTCTTCGCCCCGACGGCGAGCGAGAGGAGTTGGTGGCCAAGACAAATACCGAACGTCGGAACCGTCTGGGCCGGGTCTGAGGTCCCAATAACCTGGCGGAGCGTTGAGATCGTCGAGTCGACCGCAGCGGGATCGCCCGGGCCGTTGGAGACAAACAGGCCGTCGATTTCACCGGACTCAAACATCCGTTGAATATCAGCGGCGGGGGTGTCGTGCGGGACGACCGTGACCTCGCACCCGCGATCGGTGAGGTTGCGGAGGATGTTGCGCTTGGCGCCGCAGTCAAGGGCCAGGACACGGAAACGGCGGCGTTGAGGGTCGGGGCCCAAGCCCGACCAATCCCCCAGGGTTTCGGACCAGGAGTGCCGGGCGTTGCACCCGACGGCCGGCACCAGGTTTTGACCAGCCATGGACGGGGCGGAGCGGGCGGCGGCCACGAGGCTCTCGTCCGAGACCGCCGGATCGTCGGTGATTGCCCCCTGCATCGCGCCGGCGCTGCGCAGGCGGCGGGTCAGGGCGCGGGTGTCGATCCCCGTGATCCCAAGCACCCCGCTCGCGGCGAGGTACGCGCTCAAGTCTGTATCGGCGCGGAAGCTCGAGTGGGTCCTGGTCAGTTCTCGCACGACAAAGCCGGCGACCTGCACCTTGGCCGACTCGACGTCGTCCGCGTTCACGCCGGTGTTTCCGATGAGGGGGGCGGTCATCACCAGGATCTGGCCGGAGTAGGACGGGTCGGTCAGGGCTTCCTGGTAGCCGGACATCGCGGTGTTGAACACCACTTCGGCGACTTGAACGACCCCCTTGCCGACGGCGCCGAAGCCCTGGCCGCGGAACAGGGTGCCATCCTGGAGTGCCAGCCTGGCCGCCGGACGCGAGGGGGTGCCGGTGGCGGGCGACGATGTCGTTGGGGTGGTCATCAAAGCCAAGTGTAGACGGGTGTCTCGCGGGGCTGGTACCGTCCCGCACGGATGAGCAGTCTTTTCAGTCACGATGTCGAGGTCGGACCGCACTTCGTGCGGGTCGCCGTCGAGCGCGGCATCGAGGCCTCGATGGGACGCCGCGGAGGCGGGCACGGGCGGGGAGCCGACGGGGCGTTGACGTACGCAGCGGGCGAAGTAGTCGAAGTTGGCGAGCGGGTCGAGGTGCCGCTGGGTCGGTCGAATCAGACGGCGGCTGGCATCGTTGTTCAGGCCGGCGGGAAGGAACTGCTCGACGGGCTGGATCCGGGCCGCGTGAAGTCGATCGTGCGGAGGACCGGCGCCAGGCTGCCGGCCACTCTGGTTGAACTTGCGGTGTGGATGGCTGGGTACTACGTCTGCCCGATCGGCATGGTGTTGGCGACGATGCTGCCCGCGGCGGTGAAGCACGCGACGGGGCTCAAGCGCCGGGTTGTGGTCGAGGTGACCGGGGCATCGCCGCCCGAAGACACTCGCCTGACGCCGGCCGTGCGGCGGACGTGGGAAGCGATCCAAGCGGCGGCGCCGGAGTTGGGGGCGTTGGGGCCGATGCCCGCTCGTGAGTTCGCCGCAAGGGTCGGGGCCGCGACAGTCGGACCGATCAACCGGTTGATCGCGATGGGCGTTCTGCGATCGATCGAACGGACCGAGGTCGCCGCGGCGGCGGGGATGTGGGAGGGTCGGACGATCGAGCAGCAGGCAAGACCCCGTCCGACGCTCACTCCCTCGCAGCAACACGTGGTGAACGGGATCAGGGAGTCGGCGGGGCGGTTCTCGGTCCACCTGATCCGCGGCGTCACAGGGTCGGGAAAGACCGAGGTGTACCTTCGGGTGATCGAGGAGGCGCTGCGTGATCGGGCGGATGGTGCGCCGACGGGGGCGGCGATCGTGCTGGTGCCCGAGATCTCGCTGACGCCGCAGACGGCCGGGAGGTTCATCGATCGATTCGGCGGGGAGGGCGGGCTCGGCGTCGCGGTGCTGCATTCGGGGCTGAGCGCTTCGCAGCGCCACAAACAATGGGCGATGGTTGCTTCGGGGGAGGCTCGCGTCGTCGTGGGGGCACGCTCCGCGGTCTACTCGCCGATGCCGCGGGCCGGCGTGATCATCGTGGATGAGGAGCACGACTCGTCGTACAAGCAGGACCAACTGCCGCGATACAACGCCCGCGACGTCGCGATCAAGCGGGGACAGATCGAAGGGTGCCCGGTGGTTCTGGGGACGGCGACGCCGTCGCTGGAGTCCTGGGTCAACACGCTGCCCCCCGCGAAGTACTCGCTGTGGGAACTGACGGAGCGGGTCGGCGGGGGCCGGTTGCCGCCGGTCGAGGTGGTGGATGTCGTGGAAGAGCGGCGGCTGGCCGGAGTTGAGGCGTGGTCGGGCGGGCGCGGGGGCGGGTGGCGGCTGATCGGGCCGACGCTGGGGCTGGCGCTTCGCAAGACGCTGGAACAGGGCGGCCAGGCCATTCTGCTGCTCAATCGGCGCGGGTTCGCGAACTACATCTGCTGCCCGTCCGCCGCGTGCGGCTGGGTGATGAAGTGCGATTCGTGCGATGCATCGATGATCTTCCACAAGCATCAGGCCGGCGCGGAGAAGGGATACTTGCGTTGCCACCACTGCCTGGCGGAGCAGCGGCTGCCGCGGGACTGCCCGGTGTGCGGCCGGCGTGTGATCATCCTCGGGGCCGGCACGCAGCGGCTGGAGGAGGAACTCGGGCGGGACTTCGGGCTGGCAGCGGGAACGGATTACCTCCGGGTTGACGGTGACACGATGAGGACGGCGGCCGACTACTTTGAGGCGCTGTCGAGCTTTGCTGCGGGCCGGGTGAACCTCCTGCTGGGCACTCAGATGATCGCCAAGGGGCTGGACTTTCCGAATGTGAGGCTGGTCGGCGTGGTCGATGCGGATACGGCGCTCGCCCTGCCCGACTTTCGCGCGGCGGAGCGGACGTTTCAGTTGGTCAGTCAGGTGGCGGGACGGGCCGGGCGCGGCGACGCCCCGGGGCGGGTGGTGGTTCAGACGGCCAGCCCGCATGTGCCGGCGATCGTTCACGCGGCGAGGCACGACTATGCCTCTTTTGCCGCGGACGAGCTGGAGGTTCGGGCCAGGGCGGGGTTACCGCCCATCACGCGGATGGCGAGGGTGGTCTGTCGGCACCTCAACCATGCCAAGGCGCTCGAGGCCGCGGGAATAATCGCCGGGGCGCTGCGGGAGGAGGCGGGGCGCATCGGGCCGGATTCGGGAGTTCGGATCGAGGGCCCGGCGGATTGTCCGATTTCACGCGTCGCCGACCACTACCGCATCGCGATCGAGGTGATTGCGCCCGCGAGGGGTGTCATCCAGGCGCTCCTCGGTGCGGTGCGCGCCCGCGGACTGCTGACGAGCGACGCGGCGACCGCGGTCGATGTTGATCCGATTGCCGTCCTGTGATCGATGAAGGCCCTCCGGAGTACGCTACTCACGTGATCGTGCACCTGAACGGATCGTTGCTCCCCCTGGCCGAAGCGCGGATCAGCCCACTGGACCGCGGCTTTGTCTTCGGCGATGGGATCTACGAGGGCCTGCGATCGGTGTCTCTGGGGGCGAAGGCGGGCGACGTGCACATCATCGAGATGGCCCGGCACGAGGAACGCATGGCGATGGGGCTCCGGGAGGCTCGCATCGGGTTTGACCCTCGCACGCTTCGCGCTGCAACGCTCGACCTGCTGCGCGCCAACTCGATGAAGGACGCCTTCGTGTACTGGCAGGTGACTCGCGGCACGCCAGGGGAGGCGGATGTGCCGCGGAGCAGAGTACCCAAAGGGGCGATGACCCCAACGGTGTTCGGCTACTGCTCCAGCCAGCCGGGCCTGGGATCATTCCGCGCCGGAGGGCCACCGACCAAGTCCTCGGTGCTGCTCGAAGACATCCGGTGGTCGATGGGTCACGTCAAGTCGATCTCGCTGATGGGCAATGTTCTGCTGGCGATGCGCGGCGATGCCGCGGGAGCGGATGAGCCGCTGTTCTCACGCAGCGGCCTGGTCACGGAGGGCGCGGCGACCAACGTCATCCTGGCGATCCGCGATTCATCGGGGCGATCCCGGCTCGTGACACCCTCACTCACGAGCGCACCGATCCTCGCCGGGGTGACGCGGGCGATCCTGCTTGAGCATGAACCGGCAATCGAGCAGCGGCCGGTGAGGGTCGACGAGCTGGAGCGGGCGAGCGAGGTGATGCTCGTAGGAACCACCACGATGGTGACCTCGGTCGTCTCCATCGACGGCCGACCTGTCGGCGACCGCGCGCCGGGGCCGGAGTCCCGTCGCCTGCTGACCATCCTGCTTGATGCAATCGAACGAGAGGTCGGTGCGGGGCAGTCCTGAGTTCCGAAGGCATGGAGGCGGTGGATCAATGATCGAACTCAGCGGCACAGTGGTCACGGTGATGGGGCTTGGCCGGTTCGGCGGCGGGATCGGCGTCGCCCGTTGGCTGGCGGAGCAAGGAGCGGAGGTGCTGGTGACCGACCTGTCACCAGCCGCCGACCTTGCGGAGTCCGTCGCGGCGATCAGTGGCCTCGTCGCCCGGGGACGCGTACGGCTGCGGCTCGGGGAACACAACGTCAGCGACTTCACGACCGCGGGGCTCGTGGTTGCGAACCCGGCGGTGCCGAGGCCCTGGGAGAACCGGTTCCTGCGCTCCGCGATGGCGGCGGGGGTGCCGATCACGACAGAGATTTCGCTGCTGGTGGAGCGTCTGCCTCGCGATGCGACCACGGTGGGGGTCACTGGCTCGACGGGAAAGAGCACCACCACGGCGATGATCTCGCACGCGTTGAGCAGGTGCGCCGGGACAACGCTTGTCGGCGGCAACCTGGGCGGGTCGTTGCTCGGGGAGGTGGCCCCGGCACGCGGAACGGGACTCGGCGCTGGGGCAAGGATCGTGCTGGAGCTCTCCAGCGCGATGCTGCACTGGATCGACGGGACCGCGCCGTGGTCGCCACGAGTCGCGGTCGTGACGAACTTCGCGGCGAACCACCTTGACTGGCATGGAACGATCGAGCACTACGAGGCCTCCAAGCGCAAGCTCCTCGCCCACCAGCATCCCGGTGATGCCGCCGTGCTCGGCCGGGGCGTCGCGGCGTGGGCGAGCTCGACGACGGCGCGTGTTCAGGTCGTCGATCCGGCGGCGTTCCCCGGCTCGCTCCGGATTCCGGGTGCGCACAACACCGAGAACGCCGCGGCGGCGCTGGCCGCGTGCTTGGCGTGCGAACCGGGGATCGAGCCCGGGCGGTTTGCGGCGGCGATCTCGGAGTTCCCAGGCCTGCCGCACCGGCTGCAACTGGTCGCCGAGCACAATGGGATGCGGTTCTACAACGACTCCAAGTCGACCACCCCCGAGGCAACCCTTACGGCGGTGCTCGCCGTCGCGGAGATGCCGGGCATGACGCGCCGGCGGGTTCACCTCATCGCGGGCGGGTACGACAAGAAGATCGATCTTTCGGCGATCGCGTCGCTCGGGGCGGACCTTGGCGGACTGTACACCATCGGCGCAACCGGTCCCTTGCTCGCCGAACGGGCCGGGCCCGGGCGAGCGCGGCACGTCGAGACGGTCGAGCGGGCCGTGGAGGAGGCCATCAGGCGGATGGGATCCGGGGATGTGCTGCTGCTGAGCCCCGGGTGTGCCTCGTGGGATCAGTTCACGAACTTCGAGCAGCGCGGCGATGTGTTCTGCCGCGAGTGCAAGGCCCATGTTGGGCTTGCAAGCGTGCCTGGAGCATCGGCATGAGTCGAGTGCACACGGTGGTGGTCATCGCCGCGGCGGCCTCGCTCGCGGGGTGCGCCAAGGAGCGAGCGGCGACACCCCCCACCGCCGCCGCGCCGGCATCGTCCTCGCCTTCCGAGCCCGCGACGTGGGTTGAGACCCCCTCGGCGGTTCCAACGCCACGGGCCGAGGAGGCGAAGCCGAATTCGAGCACTGCCACCGGCCTTCGCGAGCTGCTTCCCGGGAGCGGCGTCCGCGTGGATCGCTCGGGCGGCGGTGTCGTGGAGTTCGACGGGATCGTTCCGATTGATGCGCACGACCCCGATGCGCCGCACGTGTATTTGGAGGTAATCGTCTGCACGCCCGACAGCAAGGAGCACGAATCGCTGGTCATGACGCGGGCCAAGCCATCGCACGTGCACGCCGCCCTGCTCCTGCTCGGGCTTGAGCCTGGCGCGGTGTGTTCGTGGGAGATGCGCGACGGGGCGGTGGCCCCGGTCGACCCATCGGGCCCGGGGGTCGACATCACGATCGAGTTTGCGAATGAAGCGGGCGAGGCGGTCGTCATCGATCCGCGCGCGTGGATCGTCGATGCGAGGAACGGCGCGGTGTTTCCCGGCGCCGGGGGGACGGGTCACTGGCTGTTCGCGGGTTCGAGGATGGTCAAGCGAGAGGGGGTCGAGTGGTACGACGCCGACGGGGTCGGCACTCTGGTCGGCCTGTGCTGTTTCGGCGCGGAGACCGTCGCGTGGAGCCGCACGATCAGCCCGGATTCCCAGGTCGATGAGCCGGTCTGGATCGCCAATCCCGCGGCGGTTCCGCCGCCGGGAACACCGGTCATCGTTCGCCTGCGGCCGGCCGCAAGGTGACTCGTCGCGGTGATTAGGGGATGTGCTGCATTGTCAGGGTGCGGGGCTTGTCGGGCTCAGCCGGATCGAGCACCGTCACCGAGAGTCGCCGGCCATTGGCGAAGCCCACTTCAACGAGTATCCGTACCAGCTCCTCACCGGAGCGGATCGGCCTGCCTTCAACGCTGGTGATCACAAGGCCCGGCGAGAACCCGCTGTTCATGGCCGGCGAGGCGTTTCGCAGCGAGTGGATCTGCAGGCCCTCATCGGCGGGCAGGACGCCGATGATGCCGAACTCGTTCAGCGAGGTAATCACCGCCTGTTCGGCGCGGATCGCGATCTCGATGCTCTGGTCGCGGTTGCCCAGCACAACCGAGAGCCGCTTGCGTTCGCCCTCGCGGAGCACCTCGACATCGATGGCCTCGCCCGGACGATGGATCGCGGTCGTCTGCCGGAGCGCAGCGATGCTTGTCACGGGGAATCCGGCGATCGCGACGACGATGTCTCCGGGTTGCAGCCCCGCCTTGCCGGCCGGACCGGACGGATCAACGCCAACCAATACAACCCCGCGCCCAGGGAATCCCGTGTTCTGCAACAGGCTGCGGTTGAACTCTTCAGCATCGGGAAACGCGGGGGTCGGGGACGGGAGGTTGACACCGAGGAAGCCCTTGGCCACGGTGCCCGAGTCGATCAACTGGGAGGCGACGTACTCGATCGTGTCGAGGGGGATCGCGAAGGAAATCCCCGCCGATTGCCCGCCGCCGCTGGTGTCGCGAGGGTTCATCGCGGTGGCGATGGCCACGTTCATGCCGACGAGGCGGCCGCGGATGTCCACGAGCGGTCCGCCGGAGTTGCCCGGGTTGACGGCGGCGTCGCTCTGGATGTAGTTGGTGTAGCCGCCGCTGTCGCCGATGATCGTGGCCGGGTCTCGCCCGAGGCCGGAGATGATCCCCTCGCTCATCGAGAACTTGAAGCCGAAGGGCGATCCGAACGCGAAGACGCGGTCACCCTGGCTGACCTGAGTGCCGGAGGCACGCTCAACCGGGAACAGGCCCTCGCCGGTGTTGACCTTGATGACCGCGACATCGGTGGTCTTGTCGACCCCGACGACCTCGGCCGGAACGCGCCGGCCGTCGTAGAACTGCACCACGAGTCCGGGAGCGCCCGAGACGACATGGGCGTTGGTGACGATGTGCCCCTTCGAGTCGTAGACCCATCCGGAACCCTGGGCGACGCCCCGCATCCGGCGGTTGCGGGACGAGTTGTCCCACTGGATGTGCACGACGGAAGGCTCGACCTTCTTCGCCACGTTCCGCACGGCGGTGTTGAGCCGCTCGAGGATGTCATCGTCGGCCAGCGACTGGGAGGCGCGGACGATGGCGTGGGCGCTCGTCGCGTACCCGACCCGCCTGACCATCGCCGGAGCGGCGAGGAGCATCATCAGTGTGGTGATCAAAACCACGAACGCGGGGCCGTAGGAAACGAATCGTCGCATGATCCGGCGACCTCCAGACGCGGGCTACGGGTGGTGACGAGCCCTGGCGCCGGATCGCTTCCGCGTTGGCGACCGTGCCGCTGTGCCGGGCTTGCTTGATTCTTCGTCGGCGGCGCTGGGCGTGTTCGGCGGAGAATCGGACAGTTTCTCGAACTCGCCGGGACGCATGGTGTAGCTTTCGCCGCCGATGGAGCGTGCGGCGACCCGCCTCACCCACTCCTCGCCGGCCTGCTGGATCGCGGTGCCGAGAGCGGCGACGGGCTCGGCGAACCGCGGCGGGCGGTCGCTCATCCCGAGGAGATCCTGCAGGACCAGCACCTGCGCATGGCACTCCGCGCCGGCGCCGATGCCGATCAGCGGCGTCCGGGTCTGTTCGAGAATCCGGCGGGTGACCTCGGGCGGCACGGCTTCCACGAGCAGGAGACTGCACCCGGCCTGCTCCATCGCCATCGCGTCGCGTACGACCTGCTCCGCGTCGTCGGCGGTCCGACCCGCGGCGGAGTATCCGCCGGACAATGCGGTCCGTTGAGGGCGGCTGCCGACATGGCCGCACACCGGGATGCCCGCCCGCACCATCCGGCCGACGAGCGGGGCGAAGGACTCATCCACCTCCAACTTGACGACATCGGCCAGGCCTTCCGTCAGGAAGCGGGCCGCATTTCGCATGGCATCGCCTTCGTCGGCCTGGTAGCTCATGAACGGCATGTCGCCCATGACCAGCCGCGACGGGGCACCACGCTTGACAGCCGCTGTCAGGGCCAGCAGCACCTCAAGGGGCATTCGGATCGTGCGGTCAAGTCCGAGGATAACTTCCGCCGCGGTATCGCCGACGAGCAGCACATGGACCCCGGCCCGCTCCAGCCATCGGGCTGTCGTAGCGTCGTAGCACGTCAGGCAAGCAAAGGGCTGGCCCGCCGCGGCCATCCGGGCCAGCGAACGTAGCGTGACCGCGGCGCCTTGCTGCGATGGACCATGCCCGTTTCCGGCTGGGGGTGTCGGGATCACGGGTAAGTGTACGGCGCCCCGGGCGGTGCTCATGCCGGGGGGTCTCGTACGATGCGGACGTGAGGCGAACCGTTGTCCGCGAAATGATGGATGACCCGGATCTTCCGCCGGAGAAACTGGAGTTCGCACTCCGTTCGATCCGGACGCTGAACCGGTACCTCGGCGGCACCTCGGCCTTGCTTCGGCATCTGGAGGCCTGGTCGCGCCGCTGGCCACGGGCGGGTGAGGCGAGCCCGATCAGCGTTTTGGACGTTGGTACGGGGTCGGCCGACATTCCGCTTGCCGTCGCCGCGTGGGCGGACCGCGTCGGCGTGGATGTCCGGGTGACCGCAATCGACATCAACGAGCGGGTACTGGAAGTCGCCCGGCGCCAGATCGCCGCGGCGGGCCGGGAAGATCGGATCAGCCTCCGGCGGGTGGATGCGTACCGGCTGATGGACCACTACGAACCCGGCTCATTTGACTATGTCCATGCGGGTCTGATGCTGCACCACTTCCAACACCTGGAGGTCCTGACTCTGCTGCGGATCATGGACCGGCTCGCCTCACGGGGGATGGTCTGGAACGACCTGGTCAGGTCGCCCCTGAACCTGGCGGTGGCCCGGGTCCTTGTGGCCGGGCGCGACGAGTTGATCCGGCATGATGCGATCGCGAGCGTGCGCGCAGGATTTGTGCGTTCCGAAGTGCTCGACTTTGCCCGTCGCCTCGACCTGACCTACTGCCGCTACCGGTCGTGCTTCGCCGGCCGGTTTACGCTGGCGGGGGAGAAACCGTCGGCTCGACCCGCCGGCACGATCTAGCGGCGGTTTTTCCGCCGGATGGAGCGCCGCGCCCCTCTTATACTCGATGCCCATGCCCGCAAGCCGAACCGCCCAACATGCGACGTCCTCCCCTTCGATCGAAGTGCCCGCGGCGGCACCTTCCGGCGAGGCGGAGAGTGAGCTTCCGCACTCGATTACCGCGCCGATCGCTCAGATCGACGCCTACGTCTCGCAGTACCTCGATTCCACGGGTCTGCCCGAGAACCTCGTCGCTGCTGTTCGGTACGCTTTGCTCGGTCCGGGCAAGAGGATGCGGCCGCTGCTGGTGTGGCACTCCTGCCGGGCCGCCGGCGGCGAGGGCACGTCGGCCCTTCCCGCAGCCGCGGCACTGGAGCTTGTGCATGCGTTC comes from the Phycisphaeraceae bacterium genome and includes:
- the murD gene encoding UDP-N-acetylmuramoyl-L-alanine--D-glutamate ligase; amino-acid sequence: MIELSGTVVTVMGLGRFGGGIGVARWLAEQGAEVLVTDLSPAADLAESVAAISGLVARGRVRLRLGEHNVSDFTTAGLVVANPAVPRPWENRFLRSAMAAGVPITTEISLLVERLPRDATTVGVTGSTGKSTTTAMISHALSRCAGTTLVGGNLGGSLLGEVAPARGTGLGAGARIVLELSSAMLHWIDGTAPWSPRVAVVTNFAANHLDWHGTIEHYEASKRKLLAHQHPGDAAVLGRGVAAWASSTTARVQVVDPAAFPGSLRIPGAHNTENAAAALAACLACEPGIEPGRFAAAISEFPGLPHRLQLVAEHNGMRFYNDSKSTTPEATLTAVLAVAEMPGMTRRRVHLIAGGYDKKIDLSAIASLGADLGGLYTIGATGPLLAERAGPGRARHVETVERAVEEAIRRMGSGDVLLLSPGCASWDQFTNFEQRGDVFCRECKAHVGLASVPGASA
- a CDS encoding trypsin-like peptidase domain-containing protein, with protein sequence MRRFVSYGPAFVVLITTLMMLLAAPAMVRRVGYATSAHAIVRASQSLADDDILERLNTAVRNVAKKVEPSVVHIQWDNSSRNRRMRGVAQGSGWVYDSKGHIVTNAHVVSGAPGLVVQFYDGRRVPAEVVGVDKTTDVAVIKVNTGEGLFPVERASGTQVSQGDRVFAFGSPFGFKFSMSEGIISGLGRDPATIIGDSGGYTNYIQSDAAVNPGNSGGPLVDIRGRLVGMNVAIATAMNPRDTSGGGQSAGISFAIPLDTIEYVASQLIDSGTVAKGFLGVNLPSPTPAFPDAEEFNRSLLQNTGFPGRGVVLVGVDPSGPAGKAGLQPGDIVVAIAGFPVTSIAALRQTTAIHRPGEAIDVEVLREGERKRLSVVLGNRDQSIEIAIRAEQAVITSLNEFGIIGVLPADEGLQIHSLRNASPAMNSGFSPGLVITSVEGRPIRSGEELVRILVEVGFANGRRLSVTVLDPAEPDKPRTLTMQHIP
- the panB gene encoding 3-methyl-2-oxobutanoate hydroxymethyltransferase, which translates into the protein MIPTPPAGNGHGPSQQGAAVTLRSLARMAAAGQPFACLTCYDATTARWLERAGVHVLLVGDTAAEVILGLDRTIRMPLEVLLALTAAVKRGAPSRLVMGDMPFMSYQADEGDAMRNAARFLTEGLADVVKLEVDESFAPLVGRMVRAGIPVCGHVGSRPQRTALSGGYSAAGRTADDAEQVVRDAMAMEQAGCSLLLVEAVPPEVTRRILEQTRTPLIGIGAGAECHAQVLVLQDLLGMSDRPPRFAEPVAALGTAIQQAGEEWVRRVAARSIGGESYTMRPGEFEKLSDSPPNTPSAADEESSKPGTAARSPTRKRSGARARHHP
- a CDS encoding methyltransferase domain-containing protein, which encodes MRRTVVREMMDDPDLPPEKLEFALRSIRTLNRYLGGTSALLRHLEAWSRRWPRAGEASPISVLDVGTGSADIPLAVAAWADRVGVDVRVTAIDINERVLEVARRQIAAAGREDRISLRRVDAYRLMDHYEPGSFDYVHAGLMLHHFQHLEVLTLLRIMDRLASRGMVWNDLVRSPLNLAVARVLVAGRDELIRHDAIASVRAGFVRSEVLDFARRLDLTYCRYRSCFAGRFTLAGEKPSARPAGTI